One part of the Flavobacterium johnsoniae UW101 genome encodes these proteins:
- the cysC gene encoding adenylyl-sulfate kinase translates to MLLIQFTGLSGSGKTTLAENVRHLLIENNYKVEIIDGDVYRKTICKDLGFSKEDRCENVRRLFNVGRNFVEENTIVLMSVINPYEDIRNELRNHEFVRTVFLDCSVDNLIERDPKGLYRKALLPDGNQEKIKNFTGISDVFEIPQKADLILKTDSESVMLSTHKLYEFIVSAIS, encoded by the coding sequence ATGCTTTTAATACAATTTACAGGATTATCGGGTTCGGGAAAAACGACATTGGCAGAAAATGTTCGGCATTTATTAATTGAAAATAATTATAAAGTCGAAATCATTGATGGTGATGTTTACCGAAAAACAATCTGTAAAGATTTAGGGTTTTCTAAAGAAGACAGATGTGAAAATGTGAGACGTCTTTTTAATGTGGGACGAAATTTTGTTGAAGAAAATACCATTGTTCTCATGTCTGTCATAAATCCGTATGAAGATATTCGAAACGAATTGCGAAATCATGAGTTTGTAAGAACTGTATTTTTAGATTGTTCAGTCGATAATTTAATTGAAAGAGATCCAAAAGGATTGTACAGAAAAGCATTATTACCAGACGGAAATCAAGAAAAGATTAAAAACTTTACCGGCATAAGTGATGTTTTTGAAATCCCGCAAAAAGCCGATTTAATTCTTAAAACTGATTCTGAATCGGTGATGCTGTCTACTCATAAACTTTACGAATTTATAGTTTCTGCTATTTCGTAA
- the purB gene encoding adenylosuccinate lyase, which translates to MTTLNELNAISPIDGRYRNKTQNLAPFFSEEALIKYRVLVEIEYFIALCEIPLPQLSGVNSDLFDSLRNIYKNFSTEDALWIKETEKVTNHDVKAVEYFIKDAFEKLGLSQYKEFIHFGLTSQDINNTAIPLSTKEAFEQVYMPSLVALIAKLKELSVEWKDIPMLARTHGQPASPTRLGKEILVFVERLEEQMRLLFNIPFAAKFGGATGNFNAHHVAYPQIDWKKFGDKFVETDLGLHHSFPTTQIEHYDHFAAFFDGLKRINNIIIDLDRDIWTYVSMDYFKQKIKAGEIGSSAMPHKVNPIDFENSEGNLGIANAIFEHLAAKLPISRLQRDLTDSTVLRNVGVPVGHTIIAFEATLKGLNKLLLNESKFAEDLEKNWAVVAEAIQTILRREAYPNPYEALKGLTRTNEAIDKNAIHNFIATLEVSDAVRAELMQITPSNYTGI; encoded by the coding sequence ATGACTACTCTAAACGAATTGAATGCTATATCGCCAATTGACGGAAGATATAGAAATAAAACTCAAAATTTAGCACCTTTCTTTTCTGAAGAAGCTTTAATAAAATACCGTGTATTAGTTGAAATTGAATATTTCATCGCTTTATGCGAAATTCCTTTACCACAGCTTTCTGGCGTAAATTCAGATTTATTCGACAGTTTGAGAAACATCTACAAAAATTTCTCTACTGAAGATGCGCTTTGGATTAAAGAAACAGAAAAAGTAACCAACCACGACGTAAAAGCGGTTGAATACTTTATTAAAGATGCTTTCGAAAAATTAGGTTTGTCTCAATACAAAGAGTTCATTCACTTCGGATTAACATCTCAGGATATTAACAATACTGCAATTCCTCTTTCTACAAAAGAAGCTTTTGAACAAGTTTATATGCCGTCTTTAGTAGCTTTAATTGCTAAACTAAAAGAATTAAGCGTTGAATGGAAAGATATTCCGATGCTTGCCCGTACACATGGACAACCGGCTTCTCCTACTCGTTTAGGAAAAGAAATTCTTGTTTTTGTAGAGCGTTTAGAAGAGCAGATGCGTTTGTTATTCAATATTCCGTTTGCTGCTAAATTTGGCGGTGCAACCGGAAACTTTAATGCACACCATGTTGCATACCCGCAGATTGACTGGAAAAAATTTGGTGATAAATTTGTTGAAACTGATTTAGGCTTACACCACTCTTTTCCAACAACTCAAATTGAGCATTACGATCATTTTGCTGCTTTTTTTGATGGTTTAAAAAGGATCAACAATATCATTATCGATTTAGACCGTGATATCTGGACGTATGTTTCAATGGATTATTTTAAACAAAAAATCAAAGCAGGAGAAATTGGTTCATCTGCAATGCCTCATAAAGTAAACCCAATTGATTTTGAAAATTCTGAAGGAAACTTAGGAATTGCTAATGCTATTTTCGAACATTTAGCGGCTAAACTTCCAATTTCAAGATTACAGCGTGATTTAACTGACAGTACAGTTTTGCGTAATGTTGGTGTACCGGTTGGACATACTATTATTGCTTTTGAAGCTACTCTTAAAGGTTTAAACAAATTACTTTTAAACGAAAGCAAGTTTGCTGAAGACTTAGAAAAAAACTGGGCAGTTGTGGCAGAAGCTATTCAAACAATCTTACGTCGTGAAGCTTATCCAAACCCATACGAAGCTCTAAAAGGTTTAACAAGAACTAATGAAGCAATTGATAAAAATGCGATTCATAATTTCATTGCAACTTTAGAAGTTTCTGACGCAGTTAGAGCAGAATTAATGCAGATAACTCCTAGCAATTACACAGGAATTTAA
- a CDS encoding peroxiredoxin yields MSTLRLGDIAPDFHAETTQGPINFHEWLGDSWGVLFSHPADFTPVCTTELGTVANYVPEFTKRNTKVIALSVDGLDSHKEWIKDINETQNTEVNFPIIADEDKKVANLYDMLHPNASDKFTVRSVFVIGPDKKIKLTLTYPASTGRNFDELLRVIDSLQLTANYSVATPANWKDGEDVVIAPAIPDSDIPAKFPKGHKPIKPYLRLTPQPNK; encoded by the coding sequence ATGTCAACATTAAGATTAGGCGATATAGCTCCGGATTTTCACGCAGAAACCACACAAGGACCAATCAATTTTCATGAATGGTTAGGAGATTCTTGGGGCGTTTTATTTTCGCATCCTGCAGATTTTACTCCTGTTTGTACAACTGAGTTGGGAACAGTAGCGAATTATGTTCCGGAATTTACCAAAAGAAATACTAAGGTTATTGCTTTGAGTGTAGACGGATTAGATTCTCACAAAGAGTGGATTAAAGACATTAATGAAACTCAAAATACAGAAGTGAATTTTCCAATTATTGCCGATGAAGATAAAAAAGTAGCGAATTTATACGATATGCTTCATCCCAATGCAAGCGATAAATTTACAGTACGTTCTGTTTTTGTTATTGGACCAGATAAAAAAATCAAATTAACATTGACTTATCCAGCTTCGACAGGAAGAAATTTTGATGAATTACTTCGCGTAATTGACAGTTTACAATTAACTGCAAATTACAGCGTTGCAACTCCTGCAAATTGGAAAGATGGAGAAGATGTAGTAATTGCACCTGCAATTCCTGACAGCGATATTCCGGCAAAATTCCCAAAAGGACACAAGCCTATTAAACCTTACTTAAGATTGACACCGCAGCCTAATAAGTAA
- a CDS encoding cation:proton antiporter domain-containing protein, whose product MIALNAAAESTHHLQPLISDLGLILMTAGIAVLIFKKMKQPLVLGYLIAGFLAGNHFDFFPSITDMKSVEVWAEIGVIFLLFSLGLEFSFKKLMKVGGTSSVTAITQILFMTLIGYCVGQWMGWGQMDSIFLGATLSISSTTIIIRAFDELGVKGKKFVGIVFGALIVEDIVAILMLVLLSTIAVSDQVSGGELLQSVLKLVFFLIIWFLGGIFIIPTILKKAKHLLTDEMLLIISLALCLMMVIFAANVGFSPALGAFIMGSIIAETTMAEKIEHLIQPVKDLFGAVFFVSVGMLINPETLVTYALPVALITLLTIFGKAFSSSIGALISGQPLKQSVQTGMSLAQIGEFSFIIATLGMTLKVTSDFLYPIIVAVSAITTFTTPFLIKYSESFAQFLEQKMPKRWVKNINRYSVNAQAIKSVSTWQIVLRSSITQIILHTIIITAIILLSSKFVAPLVADTRFGNTLAALLTLVVIAPFLWALSLRRVKVDEVEALWEERKYRGALLMLILIRMSLGLFFVGFLLNIFFSPLVAFVALIIAIGAYQIFPKKLNEQYHRIENHFLKNLNDRENKKIDRRYANLMPWDGHMSFFDIGKESNLAGKTLEELKIREQLGINIAYIKRGEVTIPIPMKTERLFPGDEICVIGTDAQITEFTKYLNHNETEAPPKVEETDIVLRQLEVSQEEFIQKSIGQFRAKTNGMVVGIERNGNRILNPESSLILEKNDILWVVGDKKRMTALLTAK is encoded by the coding sequence ATGATTGCCTTAAATGCCGCTGCCGAATCGACACACCATTTGCAACCCCTTATCAGTGATCTGGGATTAATTTTGATGACTGCCGGAATCGCAGTTCTTATATTTAAAAAAATGAAACAGCCCTTGGTTTTGGGTTACCTGATTGCAGGTTTTTTAGCCGGAAACCATTTTGATTTTTTCCCTTCAATAACCGACATGAAAAGTGTTGAAGTTTGGGCAGAAATTGGGGTTATATTTTTATTATTCAGTTTAGGACTCGAATTCAGCTTTAAAAAATTAATGAAAGTCGGCGGGACATCTTCCGTCACCGCAATAACCCAGATTTTATTCATGACACTTATTGGATATTGTGTGGGCCAATGGATGGGCTGGGGACAAATGGATAGTATTTTTCTTGGTGCAACACTTTCGATTTCCTCAACAACTATTATTATCAGAGCTTTTGACGAATTAGGTGTAAAGGGAAAAAAGTTCGTTGGGATTGTATTTGGAGCCCTGATTGTTGAAGATATCGTAGCCATTTTAATGCTCGTATTATTATCGACCATTGCAGTGAGCGACCAGGTATCTGGAGGCGAATTATTACAATCCGTTTTAAAATTAGTTTTCTTTTTAATTATATGGTTTTTGGGCGGAATCTTTATTATTCCTACCATTTTGAAAAAAGCCAAACATCTTTTAACCGATGAAATGCTGCTTATTATTTCATTGGCATTATGTTTAATGATGGTGATTTTTGCAGCAAATGTTGGTTTCTCTCCCGCTTTAGGAGCCTTTATAATGGGTTCTATTATTGCTGAAACTACAATGGCAGAAAAAATCGAACATTTAATTCAGCCCGTAAAAGATTTATTTGGTGCTGTTTTCTTTGTATCCGTGGGAATGTTAATTAACCCGGAAACATTGGTAACTTATGCCCTTCCGGTGGCTTTAATTACACTTTTAACCATTTTCGGAAAAGCGTTCAGTTCTTCTATCGGAGCTTTAATTTCCGGACAGCCTTTAAAACAATCTGTTCAAACCGGAATGAGTTTAGCACAAATTGGAGAGTTTTCTTTTATTATTGCAACACTGGGTATGACCTTAAAAGTTACAAGCGATTTCTTGTATCCTATAATAGTTGCCGTATCTGCTATTACAACTTTTACTACACCATTTTTAATTAAATATTCCGAATCTTTTGCCCAGTTTCTGGAACAAAAAATGCCAAAAAGATGGGTTAAAAACATTAACCGTTACAGCGTAAATGCGCAGGCTATTAAATCTGTAAGCACCTGGCAGATTGTATTAAGATCATCAATTACACAAATTATACTGCACACTATAATTATTACGGCTATAATTTTATTATCGTCAAAATTTGTAGCACCATTAGTAGCCGATACACGATTTGGAAATACATTGGCCGCTTTATTGACATTGGTTGTAATTGCTCCGTTTTTATGGGCGCTTTCACTACGCCGTGTAAAAGTTGACGAAGTCGAAGCACTTTGGGAAGAACGTAAATACAGAGGCGCACTTTTAATGCTTATTTTAATTCGAATGAGCCTTGGATTATTTTTCGTTGGATTCTTATTGAATATTTTCTTCTCACCTTTAGTGGCTTTTGTAGCCTTGATTATTGCAATTGGAGCGTATCAAATTTTCCCTAAAAAACTAAACGAACAATACCACCGAATTGAAAATCACTTTTTGAAAAACCTAAACGATCGTGAAAACAAAAAGATCGACAGACGATATGCTAATTTAATGCCATGGGACGGTCACATGTCATTTTTTGATATTGGAAAAGAATCTAATTTAGCAGGCAAAACATTAGAAGAATTAAAGATTCGTGAACAATTAGGAATCAATATTGCCTACATTAAACGAGGTGAAGTAACCATTCCGATTCCTATGAAAACTGAACGTTTGTTTCCCGGAGATGAAATCTGTGTTATTGGTACTGATGCCCAAATTACTGAGTTTACCAAGTATTTAAACCACAATGAAACGGAAGCTCCGCCAAAAGTAGAGGAAACCGACATTGTACTGCGTCAGCTTGAAGTTTCTCAGGAAGAATTTATTCAAAAAAGCATCGGCCAGTTTAGAGCCAAAACAAACGGAATGGTTGTGGGAATTGAACGAAACGGAAATCGTATCTTAAATCCTGAATCTAGTTTAATTTTAGAGAAAAACGACATTCTTTGGGTTGTAGGAGACAAAAAAAGAATGACCGCTTTGTTGACGGCAAAATAA
- a CDS encoding sterol desaturase family protein, with the protein MNVESLLQQLGQLHFLAQFLIFSLENISLLLIAVLIGKLIEPKNTVLSRQDQKWVISTLICNILITVLGFELYQLEIIKIDFSHNIISIILDTLLLVILMDFFMFCFHYLAHTLKWFHPIHKLHHTHVDTNVYSLFVLHPVETFGFGFIWLILISIFPFNYISLIIYLFLNLMYGIFGHIEKDLFPAFWYKSYFTKWISTTKFHSDHHKNQAHNFGFYFTFWDKIFKTMI; encoded by the coding sequence ATGAATGTAGAATCTCTATTACAGCAATTAGGTCAGTTACATTTCCTGGCTCAGTTTCTTATTTTTTCTCTCGAAAATATAAGTTTGTTATTGATTGCTGTTTTAATTGGAAAACTAATTGAACCTAAAAATACTGTTTTAAGCCGCCAAGATCAAAAATGGGTTATATCTACTCTCATTTGCAACATATTAATTACAGTTCTGGGTTTTGAATTGTATCAATTAGAAATAATTAAAATTGATTTCTCTCACAATATAATTTCTATTATTCTTGACACTTTACTGCTGGTTATTTTAATGGACTTTTTTATGTTCTGCTTTCATTATCTGGCACATACTTTAAAATGGTTTCATCCAATTCACAAACTGCATCATACCCATGTCGATACCAATGTTTACAGTTTATTTGTACTTCATCCTGTAGAAACTTTCGGTTTTGGTTTTATCTGGCTCATTTTGATTTCTATTTTCCCTTTCAATTATATAAGTCTTATAATTTATTTGTTCCTGAATTTAATGTACGGCATATTTGGTCATATCGAAAAAGATCTTTTTCCAGCGTTTTGGTACAAAAGTTATTTTACAAAATGGATTTCTACGACAAAATTTCATTCCGATCATCACAAGAATCAAGCTCATAATTTTGGATTTTATTTTACTTTTTGGGATAAAATCTTCAAAACCATGATTTAA
- a CDS encoding SIR2 family NAD-dependent protein deacylase yields MKKKLVVLTGAGISAESGIKTFRDSDGLWEGHDVMEVATPEGWQKNQDLVLDFYNKRRQQLKEVQPNLGHQILAELEKDFDVYIITQNVDDLHERAGSTKVLHLHGELLKVRSTRNPDLILDWQDDLFTGDFDENGHQLRPHIVWFGEMVPALEEAIPIVENADYFAVIGTSLQVYPAAGLISYTYSITPVFYIDPKPISIPNIQNKVEVIAKTATEGVAEMRTKLFELENLS; encoded by the coding sequence ATGAAAAAGAAACTTGTGGTTTTAACCGGAGCCGGAATTAGTGCCGAAAGCGGTATTAAAACATTCCGCGACAGCGATGGTTTATGGGAAGGACATGACGTTATGGAAGTAGCAACTCCAGAAGGATGGCAAAAAAATCAGGATCTGGTTTTGGACTTTTACAATAAAAGACGTCAGCAGTTAAAAGAAGTACAGCCCAACTTAGGCCACCAGATTCTGGCTGAATTAGAAAAAGATTTTGATGTTTATATTATCACCCAAAATGTCGACGATTTGCACGAACGTGCCGGAAGCACAAAAGTACTGCACTTACATGGAGAATTATTAAAAGTAAGAAGCACCCGAAATCCTGATCTGATTTTAGACTGGCAGGATGATTTGTTTACAGGTGATTTTGATGAAAACGGACATCAATTACGTCCGCATATTGTTTGGTTTGGAGAAATGGTTCCTGCTTTAGAAGAAGCCATCCCAATTGTAGAAAATGCTGATTATTTTGCCGTTATTGGAACTTCGCTTCAGGTTTATCCAGCTGCAGGTTTAATTTCGTACACATACAGTATTACTCCGGTTTTTTATATTGACCCCAAACCTATTTCTATCCCAAATATTCAAAACAAAGTTGAAGTTATCGCTAAAACTGCTACAGAAGGTGTTGCAGAAATGAGAACAAAATTGTTTGAGTTAGAAAATCTGTCATGA